The Caenorhabditis elegans chromosome II genome has a segment encoding these proteins:
- the luc-7L gene encoding LUC7-related splicing factor homolog (Confirmed by transcript evidence): MTDQMRDMIAQLMGSQHVDNKEKPSMPFDHHSVCRAFLLGVCPHDMVPDSRLQNVVSCRKVHEPAHKADYERAQKEKDHFYDVDAFEIIEHAVHLVDIEIAKVREKLEDDVKTQTSQAADSKAKQVAEIEEKIAKNVDDIEKLGNEGKIEESMKLHKYVEELREKIQEIEDSQTEVKTAGPGSNSAKLRVCEDCGAQLNITDHESRIADHYNGKMHIGMVETRETYLKMKETIDERRKEREEKLGSQRGYQRRESYGRRDRGGDRGEYRGDRDRDRRNRDRSRSRDRSYRRDDRGDRRYDRDNRDRRDRDRRY, encoded by the exons ATGACGGATCAAATGCGCGATATGATCGCCCAACTAATGGGGAGCCAGCACGTTGATAATaaag aGAAACCTTCCATGCCGTTCGACCATCATAGCGTTTGTCGTGCCTTCTTGCTTGGAGTATGTCCTCACGATATGGTTCCTGACAGTCGATTGCAG aatgttgtTTCCTGTCGAAAAGTGCACGAACCGGCTCATAAAGCGGACTACGAAAGAGCACAAAAAGAAAAGGATCATTTTTATGATGTTGAC GCTTTTGAGATAATCGAGCACGCCGTCCACTTGGTCGACATTGAAATTGCCAAAGttcgtgaaaaattggaagacgACGTGAAAACACAAACATCGCAAGCTGCTGATTCAAAAGCAAAGCAAGTGgcagaaattgaagaaaaaattgcgaaG AACGTCGATGATATTGAGAAACTTGGAAATGAAGGAAAGATAGAAGAATCTATGAAACTCCATAAATATGTCGAAGAACTGAGAGAGAAAATACAGGAAATTgag GACAGTCAAACAGAAGTCAAAACTGCTGGACCGGGATCAAACTCCGCCAAACTTCGTGTCTGTGAAGATTGCGGCGCACAACTGAATATCACAGATCACGAATCACGAATTGCCGATCATTACAACGGAAAAATGCATATTGGAATGGTTGAAACGAGAGAAACCTATCTTAAAATGAAGGAAACTATCGACGAACGTCGTAAAGAACGTGAGGAAAAGCTAGGATCACAGAGAGGATATCAGAGAAGAGAGTCGTATGGCAg ACGCGATCGTGGTGGGGATCGTGGAGAATACAGAGGAGACCGTGATCGTGATCGTCGTAACCGAGACAGAAGCCGTTCTCGCGATCGTTCATACAGAAGAGATGACAGAGGAGACCGCAGATATGATAGAGATAATCGTGATAG acGCGATCGCGACCGCCGTTATTGA
- the cpna-5 gene encoding Copine family protein 5 (Confirmed by transcript evidence), whose protein sequence is MTNSAMALPPTRINRRRSTKALHDFFSRPFTQRRSQSIAGVRVSPRISVTPSCTSSKHAMSNTIEISITIHDFATTETATQITCELYDNETECEDKWSKVGTSSPHRFSRNIVFTDKFSYQYVFEKTQLIKAVFSRCHDRDKPSSSSRDILATSIFKVDELIGSFGLQLRRQLEKNGNIASALSGTQRVTDEYLGGIIVSAEMPEKEQPIVVQFHGKSLDRKDFLWDETAVFFRVFRLEEGKDDDSLVFLYESEALKNHSHPQWAEFRLDTQDAADNRNRLLEIWVMYKDVDGKEGYIGKFLTTYAKMKYGPGSDNVYSVINDVKKAQKKSYENSGKMELVKFTDVSFYSFLDYIVSGTQLHFEIGVDFSSPEPVHELDQRRFDGELHMAIRAIGSIIRDYTPNRLFAAFGIGAKIPPTFHESNEFFLNFSMDPICRGLDGVMEAYRKTQTMVTPLKESKLSPVINYVTRMSHRSGFRGLHYHVLALFTRGEVTDLKEIQQALNSASDAPLSILIIGMGDFDFSSLQKLCSKRKDGRRDVVQFIHLKSLLNGAEAPWLNKSRIAETALRHVPQHMVQYMHNANIAAKPPIQVCRSPLFHSSSLIPDKPTEFDFDLANKRPSVGIEIPSLMPNLILPPDLSPRPRQDRRGSDTQYLDVEIMRGSLTVRVPERCHSVLQTSREQYQRRLKERGLARMKFPRVELSTLESSGGSTQDSSL, encoded by the exons aagatcgCAGTCGATTGCCGGTGTTCGGGTATCGCCGAGAATCAGTGTGACGCCGAGTTGCACGAGCTCAAAGCACGCAATGTCAAATACTATAGAGATCTCCATTACAATACA TGACTTCGCCACAACCGAAACTGCCACTCAAATAACCTGTGAGCTCTACGATAATGAAACAGAATGTGAAGACAAATGGAGCAAAGTTGGAACAAGTTCTCCTCATCGATTCTCTCGAAATATTGTCTTCACTGATAAATTCTCATATCAATACGTTTTCGAGAAAACTCAGTTAATCAAAGCAGTTTTCTCTCGATGTCATGATCGTGATAAACCATCCAGTTCAAGCAGAGATATTCTTGCAACTTCGATTTTCAAGGTTGATGAACTTATTGGTTCATTTGGATTGCAACTTCGACGACAGCTTGAAAAGAATGGAAATATTGCATCTGCACTGTCTGGAACACAGAGAGTCACAGACGAATATTTGGGTGGAATCATTGTTTCTGCTGAAATGCCAGAAAAAGAACAGCCAATTGTAGTGcaatttcatggaaaatcTTTGGATCGTAAGGATTTTCTATGGGATGAAACTGCCGTTTTCTttaga GTCTTCCGAttagaagaaggaaaagacGATGATTCGCTAGTTTTCCTATATGAAAGTGAAGCTCTGAAAAACCATTCTCATCCACAATGGGCTGAATTCCGATTGGACACACAAGACGCTGCAGATAACAGAAACagacttttggaaatttgggtAATGTACAAAGATGTTGATGGAAAAGAAGGGTATATAGGAAAGTTTTTAACAACTTATGCCAAAATGAAATATGGACCTGGGTCGGATAATGTGTATAGCGTGATCAACGATGTAAAGAAAGCACAGAAAAAG AGTTATGAAAACAGTGGAAAAATGGAACTAGTCAAATTCACAGATGTCTCATTTTATTCTTTCTTGGATTATATTGTCAGTGG aacacaacttcattttgaaattggtgTAGATTTTTCGAGTCCAGAACCAGTCCATGAGCTTGATCAAAGAAGATTTGATGGAGAGCTACATATGGCCATTCGAGCAATTGGCTCAATTATTAGAGATTATACACC aaatcgatTGTTCGCTGCTTTTGGAATCGGTGCGAAAATACCTCCAACATTCCATGaatcaaatgaatttttcttg aacttttcaatGGATCCAATTTGTCGTGGATTAGATGGAGTAATGGAAGCATACCGGAAAACACAGACAATGGTTACCCCATTAAAAGAATCAAAACTATCGCCTGTGATAAATTATGTAACGAGAATGTCTCATAGATCAGGATTCCGGGGACTTCATTATCATGTTTTAGCGCTCTTCACAAGAGGAGAAGTAACTGATTTGAAA GAAATTCAACAAGCTTTGAACTCCGCATCAGATGCTCCATTATCTATTCTGATCATTGGGATGGGTgactttgatttttcttcactACAAAAACTATGCTCAAAACGAAAAGATGGACGCCGAGATGTTGTTCAATTCATTCATCTGAAATCCTTGCTCAATGGAGCAGAAGCACCGTGGCTCAATAAATCGCGCATTGCTGAGACAGCTCTTCGTCATGTACCCCAACACATGGTACAGTATATGCATAATGCAAATATTGCTGCAAAACCGCcaattcag GTTTGCCGGTCTCCTCTGTTTCATAGTTCGTCATTAATTCCTGATAAGCCGACTGAATTTGACTTTGATTTGGCAAATAAAAGACCGAGTGTCGGAATTGAGATCCCTAGCCTTATGCCTAATTTAATTCTACCACCGGATCTTTCACCTAGACCCCGGCAAGACAGAAGAGGAAGTGATACAC aatatctTGATGTGGAAATAATGAGAGGAAGTTTAACAGTTCGAGTTCCCGAGAGATGTCACTCAGTACTTCAAACAAGCAGAGAGCAATACCAACGAAGGCTAAAAGAGAGAGGATTAGCAagg atgaagttCCCCCGTGTAGAACTGAGCACGTTGGAATCAAGTGGAGGATCAACACAAGACTCATCTCTATAG
- the luc-7L gene encoding LUC7-related splicing factor homolog (Confirmed by transcript evidence) yields MTDQMRDMIAQLMGSQHVDNKEKPSMPFDHHSVCRAFLLGVCPHDMVPDSRLQVPPQVLRAYRKPSAKQG; encoded by the exons ATGACGGATCAAATGCGCGATATGATCGCCCAACTAATGGGGAGCCAGCACGTTGATAATaaag aGAAACCTTCCATGCCGTTCGACCATCATAGCGTTTGTCGTGCCTTCTTGCTTGGAGTATGTCCTCACGATATGGTTCCTGACAGTCGATTGCAG GTGCCCCCGCAAGTGCTGCGAGCGTATCGTAAACCGTCGGCAAAACAAGGTTGA
- the B0495.9 gene encoding uncharacterized protein (Confirmed by transcript evidence), which yields MRSQLLFSTHRLARCFGHRCSIFATTSHENALISTQKSIISMQTRAIHLTSFKFIRARHTDDKQEKNQNEGEDNQKGENKTTDQQDGPKKIDPSVIRKLRIYVLAVAGLSFVTSFIMLSQMFTGDRNSADGLTNEDFTRPGIPMKTFIDKYLKHGEVQRIVFVPNNSRAIAILHRGAVIDGKAASEASVIVEYPQNAQQFWADVRRAEGEIGIGLTEGVQIDLYQGMTTVKMIQLIIGVVILAWLGTQYGRLLRKRLLENQAKKGKN from the exons ATGCGCTCTCAATTATTGTTTTCAACTCATCGCCTCGCAAGATGTTTCGGACATCGATGTTCGATTTTTGCCACTACAAGTCACGAAAATGCTCTAATTTctactcaaaaatcgattatttcaaTGCAAACAAGAGCGATTCATTTGACTa gtttcaaatttattcgaGCGAGACATACGGAtgataaacaagaaaaaaatcaaaatgaaggCGAAGATAATCAAAAAGGAGAGAACAAAACTACCGACCAGCAAGACGgcccgaaaaaaatcgatccATCAGTCA ttagaAAACTGAGAATATATGTGTTGGCAGTTGCTGGGCTATCATTTGTCACGTCATTCATTATGCTCTCGCAAATGTTCACAGGAGATCGAAATTCTGCAGATGGTTTGACAAATGAAGATTTTACTAG GCCAGGAATCCCTATGAAAACGTTCATCGACAAATATTTGAAGCACGGCGAAGTTCAACGTATCGTGTTCGTTCCAAACAACTCTAGAGCAATCGCCATTCTCCATCGAGGCGCCGTTATTGACGGAAAAGCTGCCTCTGAAGCGTCGGTAATTGTTGAATATCCTCAAAACGCTCAACAGTTCTGGGCTGATGTTCGCCGAGCAGAAGGAGAAATTGGAATTGGACTAACAGAAGGAGTCCAAATCGATTTGTATCAAGGAATGACAACTGTCAA aatgattcAACTTATCATTGGAGTGGTGATTCTTGCATGGTTAGGCACTCAATATGGTCGTCTTCTTCGTAAAAGACTTTTGGAGAATCAagcgaaaaaaggaaaaaactag
- the cpna-5 gene encoding Copine family protein 5 (Partially confirmed by transcript evidence) — protein MTNSAMALPPTRINRRRSTKALHDFFSRPFTQRRSQSIAGVRVSPRISVTPSCTSSKHAMSNTIEISITIHDFATTETATQITCELYDNETECEDKWSKVGTSSPHRFSRNIVFTDKFSYQYVFEKTQLIKAVFSRCHDRDKPSSSSRDILATSIFKVDELIGSFGLQLRRQLEKNGNIASALSGTQRVTDEYLGGIIVSAEMPEKEQPIVVQFHGKSLDRKDFLWDETAVFFRVFRLEEGKDDDSLVFLYESEALKNHSHPQWAEFRLDTQDAADNRNRLLEIWVMYKDVDGKEGYIGKFLTTYAKMKYGPGSDNVYSVINDVKKAQKKSYENSGKMELVKFTDVSFYSFLDYIVSGTQLHFEIGVDFSSPEPVHELDQRRFDGELHMAIRAIGSIIRDYTPNRLFAAFGIGAKIPPTFHESNEFFLNFSMDPICRGLDGVMEAYRKTQTMVTPLKESKLSPVINYVTRMSHRSGFRGLHYHVLALFTRGEVTDLKEIQQALNSASDAPLSILIIGMGDFDFSSLQKLCSKRKDGRRDVVQFIHLKSLLNGAEAPWLNKSRIAETALRHVPQHMVQYMHNANIAAKPPIQVCRSPLFHSSSLIPDKPTEFDFDLANKRPSVGIEIPSLMPNLILPPDLSPRPRQDRRGSDTRMSLNTVYY, from the exons aagatcgCAGTCGATTGCCGGTGTTCGGGTATCGCCGAGAATCAGTGTGACGCCGAGTTGCACGAGCTCAAAGCACGCAATGTCAAATACTATAGAGATCTCCATTACAATACA TGACTTCGCCACAACCGAAACTGCCACTCAAATAACCTGTGAGCTCTACGATAATGAAACAGAATGTGAAGACAAATGGAGCAAAGTTGGAACAAGTTCTCCTCATCGATTCTCTCGAAATATTGTCTTCACTGATAAATTCTCATATCAATACGTTTTCGAGAAAACTCAGTTAATCAAAGCAGTTTTCTCTCGATGTCATGATCGTGATAAACCATCCAGTTCAAGCAGAGATATTCTTGCAACTTCGATTTTCAAGGTTGATGAACTTATTGGTTCATTTGGATTGCAACTTCGACGACAGCTTGAAAAGAATGGAAATATTGCATCTGCACTGTCTGGAACACAGAGAGTCACAGACGAATATTTGGGTGGAATCATTGTTTCTGCTGAAATGCCAGAAAAAGAACAGCCAATTGTAGTGcaatttcatggaaaatcTTTGGATCGTAAGGATTTTCTATGGGATGAAACTGCCGTTTTCTttaga GTCTTCCGAttagaagaaggaaaagacGATGATTCGCTAGTTTTCCTATATGAAAGTGAAGCTCTGAAAAACCATTCTCATCCACAATGGGCTGAATTCCGATTGGACACACAAGACGCTGCAGATAACAGAAACagacttttggaaatttgggtAATGTACAAAGATGTTGATGGAAAAGAAGGGTATATAGGAAAGTTTTTAACAACTTATGCCAAAATGAAATATGGACCTGGGTCGGATAATGTGTATAGCGTGATCAACGATGTAAAGAAAGCACAGAAAAAG AGTTATGAAAACAGTGGAAAAATGGAACTAGTCAAATTCACAGATGTCTCATTTTATTCTTTCTTGGATTATATTGTCAGTGG aacacaacttcattttgaaattggtgTAGATTTTTCGAGTCCAGAACCAGTCCATGAGCTTGATCAAAGAAGATTTGATGGAGAGCTACATATGGCCATTCGAGCAATTGGCTCAATTATTAGAGATTATACACC aaatcgatTGTTCGCTGCTTTTGGAATCGGTGCGAAAATACCTCCAACATTCCATGaatcaaatgaatttttcttg aacttttcaatGGATCCAATTTGTCGTGGATTAGATGGAGTAATGGAAGCATACCGGAAAACACAGACAATGGTTACCCCATTAAAAGAATCAAAACTATCGCCTGTGATAAATTATGTAACGAGAATGTCTCATAGATCAGGATTCCGGGGACTTCATTATCATGTTTTAGCGCTCTTCACAAGAGGAGAAGTAACTGATTTGAAA GAAATTCAACAAGCTTTGAACTCCGCATCAGATGCTCCATTATCTATTCTGATCATTGGGATGGGTgactttgatttttcttcactACAAAAACTATGCTCAAAACGAAAAGATGGACGCCGAGATGTTGTTCAATTCATTCATCTGAAATCCTTGCTCAATGGAGCAGAAGCACCGTGGCTCAATAAATCGCGCATTGCTGAGACAGCTCTTCGTCATGTACCCCAACACATGGTACAGTATATGCATAATGCAAATATTGCTGCAAAACCGCcaattcag GTTTGCCGGTCTCCTCTGTTTCATAGTTCGTCATTAATTCCTGATAAGCCGACTGAATTTGACTTTGATTTGGCAAATAAAAGACCGAGTGTCGGAATTGAGATCCCTAGCCTTATGCCTAATTTAATTCTACCACCGGATCTTTCACCTAGACCCCGGCAAGACAGAAGAGGAAGTGATACACGTATGAGTTTAAACACGGTGTATTattaa
- the sre-1 gene encoding Serpentine receptor class epsilon-1 (Confirmed by transcript evidence), whose translation MNLQYSPVFKCPPEMVTHCQWIYWFTHFELLAMIIEIPSFLLVIYATIKSPFHYNLNFIGLFMLLGYYVFLVGRFITCLYEIGSLTVKDEDAENEIYPMPLILSSILQFFYMGCACGISLAVAFERFFATYFVETYEKKKRKWISLFLCSEFTVACGVSAIVMLYDLLPFAVMAFLGVFISCASFLFYLVLFYMNKRRLHTIQQDRDNDVYTLSVRFQLSENLKVMTLLRNVVLFSGVNNFVMAIILTMYMSKSFKVSYPLATLYLHFAFNCCVLLYSFLMLIIIIFSVKQYRMYYFSIRFVRVVLYPLVGRCFQNEFSQSPVQQLTIRDETESYFVNLSSQWDEKFQKINRLSI comes from the exons ATGAATTTACAATACTCGCCGGTTTTTAAATGTCCTCCGGAAATGGTAACTCATTGCCAATGGATATACTGGTTCACCCATTTTGAATTGCTTGCCATGATTATTGAAATTCCATCATTCTTATTAGTAATTTATGCAACAATCAAAAGTCCGTTTCATTATAATCTCAATTTTATTGGACTATTCATGCTTTTGGGGTATTACGTATTTTTGGTAGGCCGCTTTATCACATGTCTCTATGAAATTGGATCACTTACAGTTAAAG ATGAAGATGCCGAAAATGAAATCTACCCAATGCCACTCATATTGAGCTCAATATTGCAATTCTTTTATATGGGATGTGCATGTGGAAT AAGCCTCGCAGTTGCatttgaacgattttttgCAACGTATTTTGTGGAGACTtatgagaaaaagaagagaaagtgGATTTCACTTTTCCTATGTTCAGAGTTCACAGTTGCGTGTGGTGTATCTGCAATAGTTATGCTTTATG acctcCTACCATTTGCAGTTATGGCATTTCTAGGCGTGTTTATAAGTTGCGCTTCGTTTTTG ttttatcttGTACTGTTCTACATGAATAAACGTCGACTTCACACTATACAACAAGATAGAGACAATGACGTGTACACATTGAGTGTCCGTTTTcagttatctgaaaatttaaaagtcaTGACC ctgCTCCGAAACGTGGTACTATTTTCGGGTGTCAACAACTTTGTAATGGCAATTATTCTGACAATGTACATGTCTAAATCATTTAAAGTATCTTACCCATTAGCTACTTTATACTTGCATTTTGCATTTAACTGTTGTGTGCTTTT GTATTCATTTTTGATGCTCATTATAATAATCTTCAGTGTTAAACAGTATCGaatgtattatttttcaattcgttTTGTCC gtgttGTGCTCTATCCACTTGTTGGcagatgttttcaaaatgaattctCCCAGTCACCGGTTCAGCAGTTAACAATTCGTGACGAAACTGAAAGTTATTTTGTTAACTTATCTTCACAATGGGacgagaaatttcaaaaaattaatcgatTATCGATTTAA
- the cpna-5 gene encoding Copine family protein 5 (Confirmed by transcript evidence): MSNTIEISITIHDFATTETATQITCELYDNETECEDKWSKVGTSSPHRFSRNIVFTDKFSYQYVFEKTQLIKAVFSRCHDRDKPSSSSRDILATSIFKVDELIGSFGLQLRRQLEKNGNIASALSGTQRVTDEYLGGIIVSAEMPEKEQPIVVQFHGKSLDRKDFLWDETAVFFRVFRLEEGKDDDSLVFLYESEALKNHSHPQWAEFRLDTQDAADNRNRLLEIWVMYKDVDGKEGYIGKFLTTYAKMKYGPGSDNVYSVINDVKKAQKKSYENSGKMELVKFTDVSFYSFLDYIVSGTQLHFEIGVDFSSPEPVHELDQRRFDGELHMAIRAIGSIIRDYTPNRLFAAFGIGAKIPPTFHESNEFFLNFSMDPICRGLDGVMEAYRKTQTMVTPLKESKLSPVINYVTRMSHRSGFRGLHYHVLALFTRGEVTDLKEIQQALNSASDAPLSILIIGMGDFDFSSLQKLCSKRKDGRRDVVQFIHLKSLLNGAEAPWLNKSRIAETALRHVPQHMVQYMHNANIAAKPPIQVCRSPLFHSSSLIPDKPTEFDFDLANKRPSVGIEIPSLMPNLILPPDLSPRPRQDRRGSDTQYLDVEIMRGSLTVRVPERCHSVLQTSREQYQRRLKERGLARVCFFFQIITPISEIPSS; encoded by the exons ATGTCAAATACTATAGAGATCTCCATTACAATACA TGACTTCGCCACAACCGAAACTGCCACTCAAATAACCTGTGAGCTCTACGATAATGAAACAGAATGTGAAGACAAATGGAGCAAAGTTGGAACAAGTTCTCCTCATCGATTCTCTCGAAATATTGTCTTCACTGATAAATTCTCATATCAATACGTTTTCGAGAAAACTCAGTTAATCAAAGCAGTTTTCTCTCGATGTCATGATCGTGATAAACCATCCAGTTCAAGCAGAGATATTCTTGCAACTTCGATTTTCAAGGTTGATGAACTTATTGGTTCATTTGGATTGCAACTTCGACGACAGCTTGAAAAGAATGGAAATATTGCATCTGCACTGTCTGGAACACAGAGAGTCACAGACGAATATTTGGGTGGAATCATTGTTTCTGCTGAAATGCCAGAAAAAGAACAGCCAATTGTAGTGcaatttcatggaaaatcTTTGGATCGTAAGGATTTTCTATGGGATGAAACTGCCGTTTTCTttaga GTCTTCCGAttagaagaaggaaaagacGATGATTCGCTAGTTTTCCTATATGAAAGTGAAGCTCTGAAAAACCATTCTCATCCACAATGGGCTGAATTCCGATTGGACACACAAGACGCTGCAGATAACAGAAACagacttttggaaatttgggtAATGTACAAAGATGTTGATGGAAAAGAAGGGTATATAGGAAAGTTTTTAACAACTTATGCCAAAATGAAATATGGACCTGGGTCGGATAATGTGTATAGCGTGATCAACGATGTAAAGAAAGCACAGAAAAAG AGTTATGAAAACAGTGGAAAAATGGAACTAGTCAAATTCACAGATGTCTCATTTTATTCTTTCTTGGATTATATTGTCAGTGG aacacaacttcattttgaaattggtgTAGATTTTTCGAGTCCAGAACCAGTCCATGAGCTTGATCAAAGAAGATTTGATGGAGAGCTACATATGGCCATTCGAGCAATTGGCTCAATTATTAGAGATTATACACC aaatcgatTGTTCGCTGCTTTTGGAATCGGTGCGAAAATACCTCCAACATTCCATGaatcaaatgaatttttcttg aacttttcaatGGATCCAATTTGTCGTGGATTAGATGGAGTAATGGAAGCATACCGGAAAACACAGACAATGGTTACCCCATTAAAAGAATCAAAACTATCGCCTGTGATAAATTATGTAACGAGAATGTCTCATAGATCAGGATTCCGGGGACTTCATTATCATGTTTTAGCGCTCTTCACAAGAGGAGAAGTAACTGATTTGAAA GAAATTCAACAAGCTTTGAACTCCGCATCAGATGCTCCATTATCTATTCTGATCATTGGGATGGGTgactttgatttttcttcactACAAAAACTATGCTCAAAACGAAAAGATGGACGCCGAGATGTTGTTCAATTCATTCATCTGAAATCCTTGCTCAATGGAGCAGAAGCACCGTGGCTCAATAAATCGCGCATTGCTGAGACAGCTCTTCGTCATGTACCCCAACACATGGTACAGTATATGCATAATGCAAATATTGCTGCAAAACCGCcaattcag GTTTGCCGGTCTCCTCTGTTTCATAGTTCGTCATTAATTCCTGATAAGCCGACTGAATTTGACTTTGATTTGGCAAATAAAAGACCGAGTGTCGGAATTGAGATCCCTAGCCTTATGCCTAATTTAATTCTACCACCGGATCTTTCACCTAGACCCCGGCAAGACAGAAGAGGAAGTGATACAC aatatctTGATGTGGAAATAATGAGAGGAAGTTTAACAGTTCGAGTTCCCGAGAGATGTCACTCAGTACTTCAAACAAGCAGAGAGCAATACCAACGAAGGCTAAAAGAGAGAGGATTAGCAagggtttgttttttttttcaaataattacgccaatttccgaaattccaAGTTCCTAa